From Pseudomonas sp. FP2335, the proteins below share one genomic window:
- the mksE gene encoding Mks condensin complex protein MksE: MHLDLSELSQLAPIFRELFKGYHVSRRDPELYAQLSNFQDQYRTLFKALGFELVCDTRGFYYFVPDTAVAAAQVNKTAQRLALFTFIIVEHLADQGRDPIAVLDGGSLGRDELPSLLEKYRDLFIQAEVQTQEELEEKIMRRMTQLGFASEDNGIYRFLPPMHRFLDVCLSVQQDRDLAASIHSVLPLPAPVIIDEDSDEKLLKTDDPLDLSDFAEESEEDALARAIAEEQETDA, from the coding sequence ATGCATCTTGATCTATCCGAACTGTCCCAGCTGGCGCCGATCTTTCGCGAGCTGTTCAAGGGTTACCACGTAAGCCGCCGCGACCCGGAGCTGTACGCCCAACTGTCGAACTTCCAGGACCAGTACCGCACGCTGTTCAAGGCCCTGGGCTTTGAGCTGGTGTGCGACACGCGGGGCTTCTACTACTTCGTGCCAGACACCGCCGTGGCCGCCGCGCAGGTCAACAAGACCGCGCAGCGCCTGGCGTTGTTCACCTTCATCATCGTCGAACATTTGGCCGACCAGGGCCGCGACCCGATTGCCGTGCTCGACGGTGGCAGCCTGGGCCGCGATGAACTGCCGTCGCTGCTGGAGAAGTACCGTGACCTGTTTATCCAGGCCGAAGTACAGACCCAGGAAGAACTCGAAGAAAAGATCATGCGCCGCATGACCCAGCTGGGTTTTGCCAGCGAAGACAACGGCATCTATCGCTTCCTGCCGCCGATGCACCGTTTCCTCGACGTGTGCCTGTCGGTGCAGCAGGACCGTGACCTCGCGGCCAGCATCCACAGCGTATTGCCACTGCCGGCGCCGGTGATCATCGATGAAGACAGCGACGAGAAATTGCTGAAAACCGATGACCCGCTGGACTTGAGCGACTTTGCCGAAGAAAGCGAAGAAGACGCCCTGGCCCGTGCCATTGCCGAAGAACAGGAGACCGACGCATGA
- the mksB gene encoding Mks condensin complex protein MksB — protein MIEPKRVLRALAEHWALLEPLCEHFDQGTLSLAELRAQLAAQQLDSTPQDITSLLDVWIRLDILVPVAKSPNRFELNAQIHDFLAYLRKEHRLGLCLEIEAYLRHLERLAGYIQDAFDIRDGHDLARQLRLLDMRVRDVLKKLANDEQALAAVADRAKTSDRQIPLRQRYAEVLATWDEYVEPMIQLVNADGAFEQGVRKVENVLLRLLTEQQRLGHLVDDDMLLRTHARILEMQTSAQLTLRHARELLLPLREEARRHNAVTRGAALALSAIRRKGLDAVPQAAMPMFTRPQSTFLGSASQVEAYVYALANFEPKPARFPKAHKSHKGDAQRAPRTVKEMLERCEDALPMPDLMTWLLEQEPDGATDELLYWFSRLSREKRFKRERLERRDYHTTEHQVSLRSFALLPASTDAAEHSASTPHAS, from the coding sequence AACAACTGGACAGCACGCCACAGGACATCACCAGCCTGCTGGACGTGTGGATTCGCCTGGACATCCTGGTGCCTGTCGCCAAAAGCCCGAACCGTTTCGAGCTCAACGCGCAGATCCACGACTTCCTGGCTTATCTTCGCAAGGAGCACCGGCTTGGCCTGTGCCTGGAAATCGAAGCCTACCTGCGCCATCTCGAACGCCTGGCCGGGTACATCCAGGACGCTTTCGACATCCGTGATGGCCACGACCTCGCCCGCCAACTGCGCCTGCTGGATATGCGCGTGCGGGACGTGCTGAAAAAGCTCGCCAACGACGAACAGGCCCTCGCCGCCGTAGCCGATCGCGCCAAGACCAGCGACCGGCAGATTCCGTTGCGCCAGCGTTATGCCGAGGTCCTGGCGACCTGGGACGAATACGTCGAGCCGATGATCCAACTGGTGAACGCCGATGGCGCCTTCGAACAGGGCGTGCGCAAGGTCGAAAACGTGCTGTTGCGCCTGCTCACCGAGCAACAGCGTCTCGGCCACCTGGTGGACGACGACATGCTGCTGCGCACCCACGCGCGCATCCTGGAAATGCAGACCAGCGCCCAACTGACCTTGCGCCATGCGCGCGAGCTGCTGCTGCCACTGCGCGAAGAAGCCCGTCGGCACAACGCCGTGACCCGCGGTGCGGCGCTGGCGCTGTCAGCGATCCGCCGCAAGGGCCTGGACGCCGTGCCGCAGGCGGCGATGCCGATGTTCACCCGCCCGCAAAGCACCTTCCTCGGCAGTGCCAGCCAGGTGGAGGCTTATGTTTACGCCCTGGCGAATTTCGAGCCGAAACCGGCGCGCTTCCCCAAGGCGCACAAATCCCACAAGGGCGACGCCCAACGTGCACCGCGCACGGTCAAGGAAATGCTCGAGCGCTGCGAAGACGCGTTGCCGATGCCGGACCTGATGACCTGGCTGCTGGAGCAGGAACCGGACGGTGCCACCGACGAATTGCTGTACTGGTTCTCGCGCCTGTCCCGCGAAAAACGCTTCAAGCGCGAACGCCTGGAACGCCGCGACTACCACACCACCGAGCACCAGGTCAGCCTGCGCTCCTTCGCCCTGCTCCCGGCCAGTACTGACGCCGCCGAGCATTCTGCGAGTACACCTCATGCATCTTGA